The Panicum virgatum strain AP13 chromosome 5K, P.virgatum_v5, whole genome shotgun sequence genome has a window encoding:
- the LOC120705889 gene encoding UDP-xylose transporter 3-like, translating into MGVAGEKFQLGTVGALSLSVVSSVSIVICNKALMSSLGFNFATTLTSWHLLVTFCSLHVALCMKLFEHKPFDARTVMGFGVLNGISIGLLNLSLGFNSVGFYQMTKLAIIPCTVILETLFFRKKFSRNIKLSLSVLLVGVGVATVTDLQLNAVGSVLSLLAIITTCIAQIMTNTIQKKFKVSSTQLLYQSCPYQALTLFLIGPFLDGFLTNKNVFAFDYTTQVLFFIVLSCLISVSVNFSTFFVIGKTSPVTYQVLGHLKTCLVLTFGYVLLHDPFSWRNILGILIAVIGMVLYSYFCTRETQQKPAEVSPQVIQVKESESNPLISDSLSTAENGGSTTDDEPLKVPMWSSKYSRV; encoded by the exons ATGGGGGTGGCGGGGGAGAAGTTCCAGCTGGGGACGGTGGGGGCGCTCAGCCTCTCGGTGGTGTCCTCGGTCTCCATCGTCATCTGCAACAAGGCTCTCATGAGCTCCCTCGGCTTCAACTTTG CCACAACTTTGACAAGCTGGCATCTCCTGGTTACGTTCTGCTCTCTCCATGTGGCATTATGTATGAAGCTCTTTGAGCATAAACCTTTTGATGCAAGGACTGTCATGGGTTTCGGAGTGCTCAATGGCATCTCAATTGGACTTCTCAACTTGAGTTTAGGTTTCAATTCTGTTGGTTTCTATCAG ATGACAAAGCTGGCTATTATTCCCTGCACTGTTATATTGGAGACCCTTTTCTTCAGGAAGAAATTTAG TCGGAATATCAAGCTCTCCCTTAGCGTGCTCCTTGTTGGTGTTGGTGTCGCAACAGTGACTGATCTGCAACTCAACGCAGTGGGATCTGTACTGTCCCTGCTGGCAATCATCACAACCTGTATTGCTCAAATT ATGACAAATACAATACAGAAGAAGTTCAAGGTTTCTTCAACCCAGCTTCTGTACCAATCATGCCCGTACCAAgcattgaccttgttccttATCGGTCCATTCCTTGATGGATTTTTGACTAACAAAAATGTCTTTGCTTTCGATTACACAACTCAAGTTCTA TTTTTCATCGTGTTGTCATGCCTGATTTCAGTCTCAGTAAACTTCAGCACCTTCTTTGTGATTGGGAAGACATCTCCTGTAACCTACCAAGTTCTTGGGCATCTGAAAACATGCTTGGTTCTCACCTTCGGCTATGTTCTGCTTCATGATCCGTTTAGCTGGAGAAATATACTTGGAATCCTAATTGCTGTGATTGGTATGGTTTTGTATTCATACTTCTGCACTAGAGAGACTCAGCAAAAACCTGCAGAAGTCTCTCCGCAAGTCATTCAG GTGAAGGAGAGCGAGTCAAACCCATTGATCTCAGACTCTTTAAGCACTGCTGAAAACGGGGGCAGCACCACTGACGATGAACCCCTGAAGGTACCAATGTGGAGCTCAAAGTACTCGAGGGTGTGA
- the LOC120705888 gene encoding mini-chromosome maintenance complex-binding protein-like, with protein MVGPQYDLVGNPLGAVRATFERAAAAAAAESGGSDPVAAFRGKDWGACELFRSFLFEEDGVDKVPVLNASNLGLVKPNTLVRYRGMVQDMLGNEYYIGAFKDGSTWRTNKFTDFPPFSMPHPCDFHLWERHLFHCVPAPGQNSWTLESSPGPDVRRMSSCLATELREKRKRDGDNDDMDVSENGHEESPLLCKKAKEDDVHVSSSSTEVADGVPEMNGGDHHIPGSSFSCLVKVYDMPDSQVKLNDVIEFFGVYTFDPELATPSDNSDDIMLDLIEDVTVQLPPSKVPRLHCLVWRKLSPHDFISRSPVVEPSPSILKGIRQSLLSHLTLVLGNDELAAQCLLLHLLSRLRNRVDVVTVGRLSLNFTGFNRESASIFGNQMYSLIQKLVPYSQTIPMSIEYLNTATLQPRKDKSGRLVTGVLQLPQGSHLTFDETLLQTGSLTSKGVENTMLLKNLMESQKVDYDFEYYKLDMPTDVQLLTLSEGKSNILPSDLVVPFRPSSVPTINEGSEELENWRWYLATVRSLPQSTEPETYQMIQDEMVSAMRDDRSLGCSELSRWLTMAQIIASSFGEKSLSLEHWQMVKELERLRKQRL; from the exons atggTGGGCCCGCAGTACGACCTTGTCGGGAATCCACTGGGCGCGGTGCGCGCCACCTTCGAgcgagcggcggccgccgccgccgcggagtccGGAGGAAGCGATCCAGTGGCGGCGTTCCGGGGCAAGGACTGGGGTGCCTGCGAGCTCTTCCGCTCCTTTCTGTTCGAGGAAGACGGAGTCGACAAG GTTCCGGTGCTGAATGCTTCAAATCTTGGACTGGTCAAACCAAACACCCTTGTACGATACCGGGGAATGGTTCAGGATATGCTTGGGAATGAGTACTACATTGGTGCATTCAAG GATGGGTCAACTTGGAGGACAAACAAGTTCACTGATTTCCCACCGTTCTCAATGCCACATCCTTGTGATTTCCATCTTTGGGAGCGCCATCTCTTCCATTGTGTGCCT GCGCCTGGACAAAATTCTTGGACACTAGAGTCTTCACCAGGACCTGATGTGCGCAGGATGTCAAGCTGCTTGGCAACTGAATTAAGAGAGAAAAggaagagagatggagataatgATGACATGGAT GTTTCAGAAAATGGGCATGAAGAGTCTCCTTTGCTCTGCAAGAAAGCG AAGGAAGATGATGTTCATGTCTCATCCAGTTCAACTGAAGTGGCAGATGGTGTGCCAGAGATGAATGGTGGCGATCATCACATACCTGGAAGCTCCTTTTCATGTCTAGTGAAG GTCTATGACATGCCTGATAGTCAGGTGAAGCTAAATGATGTTATTGAGTTCTTTGGTGTATATACATTTGATCCAGAACTTGCTACTCCTAGTGATAACTCAGATGACATAATGTTAGACCTCATAGAAGATGTAACAGTTCAATTGCCTCCGAGCAAG GTGCCTCGTCTTCATTGTTTGGTATGGAGAAAATTATCACCTCATGATTTTATTTCAAGGTCTCCTGTTGTTGAG CCTTCACCTAGCATACTAAAAGGCATTCGACAATCTTTGCTCTCACATCTTACTCTGGTGTTAGGAAATGATGAACTTGCAGCCCAGTGTTTGCTGTTGCATCTTCTATCCAGA CTTCGCAATAGAGTGGATGTGGTTACTGTTGGCAGACTCTCGTTGAATTTCACTGGCTTTAATAGGGAAAGTGCTTCCATATTTGGGAATCAAATGTATTCTTTGATCCAGAAATTGGTGCCATATTCGCAAACCATCCCTATGTCAATTGAGTACCTGAACACAGCCACACTTCAACCTAGAAAGGACAAGTCAGGAAG GTTGGTCACAGGAGTTCTGCAACTACCTCAAGGCTCTCACCTGACCTTTGACGAGACTCTCTTACAGACAGGATCACTGACATCTAAAGGTGTGGAAAATACCATGCTGCTCAAGAATTTGATGGAGTCACAGAAG GTCGACTATGATTTTGAGTACTACAAGCTGGATATGCCAACTGATGTGCAGCTACTTACTCTCTCTGAGGGAAAATCAAACATCCTTCCTTCAGACTTGGTAGTGCCTTTTCGTCCATCCTCCGTTCCCACGATTAATGAAGGTTCTGAGGAACTTGAGAATTGGAGATGGTATTTGGCCACAGTTAGGTCTCTTCCTCAGTCCACTGAACCTGAGACTTACCAG ATGATTCAAGATGAAATGGTCAGTGCCATGCGCGATGATAGGAGCTTGGGCTGTTCTGAACTTAGCAG ATGGCTAACAATGGCACAAATAATAGCCTCAAGCTTCGGCGAGAAGAGTCTTTCTTTGGAGCACTGGCAGATGGTGAAGGAGCTTGAGAGGCTTAGAAAGCAAAGATTGTAA
- the LOC120705890 gene encoding proactivator polypeptide-like 1 isoform X4, with translation MRSITGLVFVLALAIALSNEVAGSREFNILAKGPGLTAASGKLCQLCERYSTEALLYLKQNETQTEILSILHHECASLAPLKQQCITLVDYYVPLFFLEVSMLTPEKFCESVHLCTNGMKISLPTREGICGLCHHVLVEALVMLKDPNTQLEVIDLLLNTCSKAQNYEQQCKHLVLKYIPLVLVKGQKFLETTDVCTVIHACKTGTQLSMEGMPLSATL, from the exons ATGCGTTCAATAACGGGACTAGTGTTTGTGCTTGCACTGGCTATAGCCTTATCAAACGAGGTTGCAGGGAGCAGAGAGTTTAATATCTTGG CCAAGGGACCAGGACTAACTGCAGCCAGTGGGAAACTGTGTCAATTATGTGAGCGGTACTCAACTGAGGCATTGCTCTACCTCAAACAAAATGAAACCCAGACAGAGATTCTTAGCATTCTACACCATGAATGTGCAAGCCTTGCTCCTCTGAAACAGCAG TGCATCACGTTGGTCGACTACTACGTACCCCTTTTCTTCTTGGAGGTTTCAATGCTTACCCCTGAAAAGTTCTGTGAATCTGTTCACCTCTGCACGAATGGAATGAAGATTAGCCTACCCACTCGGGAGGGTATTTGCGGTTTATGCCACCACGTTCTTGTTGAAGCTCTTGTCATGCTTAAAGACCCGAACACACAG CTTGAGGTAATCGACCTACTCCTCAATACATGCAGCAAGGCACAGAACTATGAACAGCAG TGCAAGCATCTGGTCCTCAAGTATATCCCGCTGGTTCTGGTCAAGGGCCAGAAGTTCCTCGAGACGACTGATGTCTGCACTGTAATACATGCATGCAAAACAGGCACGCAATTATCAATGGAGGGCATGCCTCTATCTGCCACTCTGTGA
- the LOC120705890 gene encoding proactivator polypeptide-like 1 isoform X1, which yields MRSITGLVFVLALAIALSNEVAGSREFNILEIQASEGLPFRSVPSAILNSAQDGLPVAAKGPGLTAASGKLCQLCERYSTEALLYLKQNETQTEILSILHHECASLAPLKQQCITLVDYYVPLFFLEVSMLTPEKFCESVHLCTNGMKISLPTREGICGLCHHVLVEALVMLKDPNTQLEVIDLLLNTCSKAQNYEQQCKHLVLKYIPLVLVKGQKFLETTDVCTVIHACKTGTQLSMEGMPLSATL from the exons ATGCGTTCAATAACGGGACTAGTGTTTGTGCTTGCACTGGCTATAGCCTTATCAAACGAGGTTGCAGGGAGCAGAGAGTTTAATATCTTGG AAATTCAAGCTTCAGAAGGGTTGCCCTTTAGATCTGTCCCTTCTGCTATATTGAATTCAGCTCAGGATGGCTTGCCTGTTGCAGCCAAGGGACCAGGACTAACTGCAGCCAGTGGGAAACTGTGTCAATTATGTGAGCGGTACTCAACTGAGGCATTGCTCTACCTCAAACAAAATGAAACCCAGACAGAGATTCTTAGCATTCTACACCATGAATGTGCAAGCCTTGCTCCTCTGAAACAGCAG TGCATCACGTTGGTCGACTACTACGTACCCCTTTTCTTCTTGGAGGTTTCAATGCTTACCCCTGAAAAGTTCTGTGAATCTGTTCACCTCTGCACGAATGGAATGAAGATTAGCCTACCCACTCGGGAGGGTATTTGCGGTTTATGCCACCACGTTCTTGTTGAAGCTCTTGTCATGCTTAAAGACCCGAACACACAG CTTGAGGTAATCGACCTACTCCTCAATACATGCAGCAAGGCACAGAACTATGAACAGCAG TGCAAGCATCTGGTCCTCAAGTATATCCCGCTGGTTCTGGTCAAGGGCCAGAAGTTCCTCGAGACGACTGATGTCTGCACTGTAATACATGCATGCAAAACAGGCACGCAATTATCAATGGAGGGCATGCCTCTATCTGCCACTCTGTGA
- the LOC120705890 gene encoding proactivator polypeptide-like 1 isoform X3: MRSITGLVFVLALAIALSNEVAGSREFNILAQDGLPVAAKGPGLTAASGKLCQLCERYSTEALLYLKQNETQTEILSILHHECASLAPLKQQCITLVDYYVPLFFLEVSMLTPEKFCESVHLCTNGMKISLPTREGICGLCHHVLVEALVMLKDPNTQLEVIDLLLNTCSKAQNYEQQCKHLVLKYIPLVLVKGQKFLETTDVCTVIHACKTGTQLSMEGMPLSATL; encoded by the exons ATGCGTTCAATAACGGGACTAGTGTTTGTGCTTGCACTGGCTATAGCCTTATCAAACGAGGTTGCAGGGAGCAGAGAGTTTAATATCTTGG CTCAGGATGGCTTGCCTGTTGCAGCCAAGGGACCAGGACTAACTGCAGCCAGTGGGAAACTGTGTCAATTATGTGAGCGGTACTCAACTGAGGCATTGCTCTACCTCAAACAAAATGAAACCCAGACAGAGATTCTTAGCATTCTACACCATGAATGTGCAAGCCTTGCTCCTCTGAAACAGCAG TGCATCACGTTGGTCGACTACTACGTACCCCTTTTCTTCTTGGAGGTTTCAATGCTTACCCCTGAAAAGTTCTGTGAATCTGTTCACCTCTGCACGAATGGAATGAAGATTAGCCTACCCACTCGGGAGGGTATTTGCGGTTTATGCCACCACGTTCTTGTTGAAGCTCTTGTCATGCTTAAAGACCCGAACACACAG CTTGAGGTAATCGACCTACTCCTCAATACATGCAGCAAGGCACAGAACTATGAACAGCAG TGCAAGCATCTGGTCCTCAAGTATATCCCGCTGGTTCTGGTCAAGGGCCAGAAGTTCCTCGAGACGACTGATGTCTGCACTGTAATACATGCATGCAAAACAGGCACGCAATTATCAATGGAGGGCATGCCTCTATCTGCCACTCTGTGA
- the LOC120705890 gene encoding proactivator polypeptide-like 1 isoform X2: protein MRSITGLVFVLALAIALSNEVAGSREFNILEIQASEGLPFRSVPSAILNSAQDGLPVAAKGPGLTAASGKLCQLCERYSTEALLYLKQNETQTEILSILHHECASLAPLKQQCITLVDYYVPLFFLEVSMLTPEKFCESVHLCTNGMKISLPTREGICGLCHHVLVEALVMLKDPNTQLEVIDLLLNTCSKAQNYEQCKHLVLKYIPLVLVKGQKFLETTDVCTVIHACKTGTQLSMEGMPLSATL, encoded by the exons ATGCGTTCAATAACGGGACTAGTGTTTGTGCTTGCACTGGCTATAGCCTTATCAAACGAGGTTGCAGGGAGCAGAGAGTTTAATATCTTGG AAATTCAAGCTTCAGAAGGGTTGCCCTTTAGATCTGTCCCTTCTGCTATATTGAATTCAGCTCAGGATGGCTTGCCTGTTGCAGCCAAGGGACCAGGACTAACTGCAGCCAGTGGGAAACTGTGTCAATTATGTGAGCGGTACTCAACTGAGGCATTGCTCTACCTCAAACAAAATGAAACCCAGACAGAGATTCTTAGCATTCTACACCATGAATGTGCAAGCCTTGCTCCTCTGAAACAGCAG TGCATCACGTTGGTCGACTACTACGTACCCCTTTTCTTCTTGGAGGTTTCAATGCTTACCCCTGAAAAGTTCTGTGAATCTGTTCACCTCTGCACGAATGGAATGAAGATTAGCCTACCCACTCGGGAGGGTATTTGCGGTTTATGCCACCACGTTCTTGTTGAAGCTCTTGTCATGCTTAAAGACCCGAACACACAG CTTGAGGTAATCGACCTACTCCTCAATACATGCAGCAAGGCACAGAACTATGAA CAGTGCAAGCATCTGGTCCTCAAGTATATCCCGCTGGTTCTGGTCAAGGGCCAGAAGTTCCTCGAGACGACTGATGTCTGCACTGTAATACATGCATGCAAAACAGGCACGCAATTATCAATGGAGGGCATGCCTCTATCTGCCACTCTGTGA
- the LOC120705890 gene encoding proactivator polypeptide-like 1 isoform X5 — translation MRSITGLVFVLALAIALSNEVAGSREFNILAKGPGLTAASGKLCQLCERYSTEALLYLKQNETQTEILSILHHECASLAPLKQQCITLVDYYVPLFFLEVSMLTPEKFCESVHLCTNGMKISLPTREGICGLCHHVLVEALVMLKDPNTQLEVIDLLLNTCSKAQNYEQCKHLVLKYIPLVLVKGQKFLETTDVCTVIHACKTGTQLSMEGMPLSATL, via the exons ATGCGTTCAATAACGGGACTAGTGTTTGTGCTTGCACTGGCTATAGCCTTATCAAACGAGGTTGCAGGGAGCAGAGAGTTTAATATCTTGG CCAAGGGACCAGGACTAACTGCAGCCAGTGGGAAACTGTGTCAATTATGTGAGCGGTACTCAACTGAGGCATTGCTCTACCTCAAACAAAATGAAACCCAGACAGAGATTCTTAGCATTCTACACCATGAATGTGCAAGCCTTGCTCCTCTGAAACAGCAG TGCATCACGTTGGTCGACTACTACGTACCCCTTTTCTTCTTGGAGGTTTCAATGCTTACCCCTGAAAAGTTCTGTGAATCTGTTCACCTCTGCACGAATGGAATGAAGATTAGCCTACCCACTCGGGAGGGTATTTGCGGTTTATGCCACCACGTTCTTGTTGAAGCTCTTGTCATGCTTAAAGACCCGAACACACAG CTTGAGGTAATCGACCTACTCCTCAATACATGCAGCAAGGCACAGAACTATGAA CAGTGCAAGCATCTGGTCCTCAAGTATATCCCGCTGGTTCTGGTCAAGGGCCAGAAGTTCCTCGAGACGACTGATGTCTGCACTGTAATACATGCATGCAAAACAGGCACGCAATTATCAATGGAGGGCATGCCTCTATCTGCCACTCTGTGA
- the LOC120705891 gene encoding putative protein TPRXL: MAASLSASASASMASITSKDKEEPLELKQRGSKVFSKLFTRESSAAAPSFRVYYGVASAGSVPFLWESQPGTPKNDAVSTATLPPLTPPPSYYTARQQATHRHHKSSSSAAAATSAAGKKHSKQYISIFSAILPKIILHRRSSRSSSSGSPTASSCSSSSSSAFSSSASSASSLSFRSAQSPAACSSMRSRVYAFSAADAADSSEDERPAAPTCFSVRHESFRAFKGCRVAMTVKSALASVGGHGHGHGHGPAAATATASAQV, encoded by the coding sequence ATGGCTGCATCTCTCTCTGCATCTGCATCCGCATCCATGGCGTCCATCACCAGCAAGGACAAGGAGGAGCCTCTCGAgctgaagcagagagggagcaAGGTCTTCTCCAAGCTGTTCACCAGggagagctccgccgccgcgccgtccttcCGGGTCTACTACGGCGTCGCGTCGGCGGGGTCCGTGCCCTTCCTGTGGGAGTCGCAGCCGGGCACGCCCAAGAACGACGCCGTCTCCACGGCCACCCTGCCGccgctcacgccgccgccgtcctactACACCGCCAGGCAGCAGGCCACCCACAGGCACCAcaagtcctcctcctccgccgccgccgccacctcggccGCCGGCAAGAAGCACTCCAAGCAGTACATCAGCATCTTCAGCGCCATCCTGCCCAAGATCATCCTGCACAGGCGATCCAGCAGGTCCTCGTCCTCCGGCTCCCCCACCGCGTCTTCCtgttcctcctcgtcgtcgtcggcgttCTCCTCATCCGCCTCCTCGGCGTCGTCGCTGTCGTTCCGCAGCGCGCAGTCGCCCGCCGCCTGCTCGTCGATGCGGAGCCGGGTGTACGCGTTCTcggccgcggacgccgccgacagcagcgaggacgagcggccggcggcgccgacgtgCTTCAGCGTGCGGCACGAGAGTTTCAGGGCCTTCAAGGGCTGCCGCGTCGCCATGACGGTGAAGAGCGCGCTGGCGTCCGTCGGCgggcacggccacggccacggccatggccccGCTGCTGCAACCGCAACCGCATCAGCACAGGTGTGA
- the LOC120705892 gene encoding uncharacterized protein LOC120705892, protein MHKAECLIKHGKTKDGSSTRSLDYLTMEQAAHGISDGMYTYKHRCEGGVDIHDIVVKKSRFRILLYHIGTICLLMTVCRILLAKETLGLGSLWSISFAGVIAKWLRCDPVKKESLVIMPTFGVQLEQHFWSGRVHRKFVPAGKILRPVLNECVTPFTFYWSLALLLRDEYGLMLVFKNLNPPAKMLVPVWKALCAFVDSNTLSASVLPQLHDPHKHAEQTGEVCTPDSDCTLNI, encoded by the exons ATGCACAAAGCTGAATGTTTGATTAAGCATGGGAAGACTAAAGACGGGAGCTCTACAAGGAGCTTGGACTATTTAACCATGGAGCAGGCAGCACACGGGATATCTGATGGAATGTACACTTATAAGCATCGTTGTGAGGGAGGAGTTGATATCCATGACATCGTGGTCAAGAAGAGCAGATTCAGAATTCTTCTGTATCATATCGGCACAATCTGCCTTCTCATGACTGTTTGCCGCATCCTGTTGGCAAAG GAGACTTTAGGCCTTGGTTCCCTTTGGAGTATTTCCTTTGCTGGTGTAATTGCAAAATGGTTGCGATGTGATCCTGTGAAGAAAG AGTCGTTGGTGATCATGCCGACTTTTGGGGTTCAATTAGAGCAACACTTTTGGAG TGGTAGAGTTCATCGCAAATTTGTGCCCGCTGGCAAGATTCTAAGACCAGTGCTGAACGAGTGTGTGACCCCTTTCACTTTCTACTGGAGCTTGGCACTGCTTCTACGAGACGAATATGGCCTCATGCTTGTTTTCAAG AACTTGAATCCACCAGCTAAGATGTTGGTCCCAGTCTGGAAAGCATTATGTGCATTCGTGGACTCGAATACTTTGAGCGCTTCTGTATTACCTCAATTACACGATCCACATAAACATGCTGAACAGACGGGGGAAGTGTGCACTCCTGACTCTGACTGCACATTGAACATTTGA
- the LOC120710454 gene encoding probable staphylococcal-like nuclease CAN1, with the protein MPDDMSASPERRRERRGSFHVRTSVAGKRAPPSPVLVYCISAIALLASIGRTLAPKEELCLGSFWCISLTPVSCKPQGIKYELHTLPVDAKAVTDGDTITVYVNMANHPESGNVPQEVQKAVIERTKAWVAKNCQRANALQKIILDAGYRQVPNMRGEHVLAKKYQIRLRGIDAPESLMPYGKEAKEELVRLVQGKSLKISIYDSDRYGRLVGDVDCNGVSVQEHMLKKGLAWHYTAYDRRMELSKWESQARASRTGLWASPDPEKPWEWRKKKRIGTM; encoded by the exons ATGCCCGACGACATGAGCGCCTCTCCCGAGCGTCGCCGAGAGAGAAGGGGGTCGTTCCACGTCCGTACAAGCGTCGCGGGgaagcgcgcgccgccgtctccgGTGCTTGTGTACTGCATCAGCGCCATTGCCCTTCTTGCGAGCATTGGTCGCACCCTAGCCCCAAAG GAGGAGCTCTGTCTTGGctcattttggtgcatttcattaaCACCTGTTTCTTGCAAACCTCAAGGGATTAAGTATGAGCTGCACACTCTCCCT GTGGATGCTAAGGCTGTAACTGACGGTGACACAATTACCGTGTATGTTAACATGGCCAATCATCCCGAGTCTGGTAATGTGCCCCAGGAAGTGCAGAAAGCAGTCATTGAGCGGACCAAGGCATGGGTGGCCAAGAACTGCCAGCGAGCTAATGCTTTGCAGAAGATCATACTGGATGCAGGATATAG GCAGGTTCCTAACATGAGAGGCGAACATGTTCTCGCAAAGAAGTACCAGATTAGGCTAAG GGGGATCGATGCACCAGAGAGCTTGATGCCTTATGGCAAAGAGGCAAAAGAGGAGCTAGTGAGGCTGGTGCAGGGAAAAAGCTTGAAGATTTCCATATATGACAGTGACCGATATGGTCGATTAGTTGGAGATGTTGACTGCAATGGGGTTTCCGTGCAG GAACACATGCTGAAGAAAGGGCTTGCATGGCACTATACTGCTTATGATCGTCGGATGGAGCTCAGCAAG TGGGAGAGTCAGGCACGAGCGAGCCGAACAGGATTGTGGGCATCACCAGATCCTGAGAAACCGTGggaatggaggaagaagaaacgcATTGGGACAATGTGA